In a genomic window of Anser cygnoides isolate HZ-2024a breed goose chromosome 26, Taihu_goose_T2T_genome, whole genome shotgun sequence:
- the EGR3 gene encoding LOW QUALITY PROTEIN: early growth response protein 3 (The sequence of the model RefSeq protein was modified relative to this genomic sequence to represent the inferred CDS: inserted 1 base in 1 codon), with amino-acid sequence MTGKLLEKLPGTMNTLLNQLPDNLYPEEIPNSLNIFSGSSDSVAHYNQMAADNVMDIGLANEKASQELSYSGTFQPAPGNKTVTYLGKFAFDSPSNWCQDNIISLMSAGILGVPPSSGALTSTQSSAGSMGPPQGDVDQMYPALPPYSSCSDLYPEPVSFHDPQSNPGLTYXPQDYQAAKPALDSNLFPMIPDYNLYHHPNDMGTITEHKPFQSLDPIRVNPPPITPLETIKAFKDKQIHPGFGGLPQPPLTLKPIRPRKYPNRPSKTPLHERPHACPAEGCDRRFSRSDELTRHLRIHTGHKPFQCRICMRSFSRSDHLTTHIRTHTGEKPFACEFCGRKFARSDERKRHAKIHLKQKEKKAEKGSAGPPPAAPPTAAAAATTSPPVALAPAVTTCA; translated from the exons ATGACAGGCAAACTACTGGAGAAGCTGCCGGGGACCATGAACACTTTGCTGAACCAATTGCCTGACAATCTGTACCCGGAGGAGATCCCCAACTCTTTGAACATCTTCTCCGGCAGCAGCGACTCGGTGGCTCACTACAACCAGATGGCTGCAG ATAATGTTATGGACATTGGCTTAGCGAACGAAAAAGCCAGCCAGGAATTGTCCTATTCGGGGACTTTTCAGCCCGCCCCGGGCAACAAGACTGTGACCTACCTGGGGAAATTCGCCTTCGACTCGCCCTCCAACTGGTGCCAGGACAACATCATCAGCCTGATGAGCGCCGGCATCCTGGGGGTGCCGCCGTCCTCGGGCGCGCTCACCAGCACGCAGAGCTCGGCGGGCAGCATGGGGCCGCCGCAGGGCGACGTGGACCAGATGTACCCCGCGCTGCCGCCCTACTCCTCCTGCAGTGACCTCTACCCGGAGCCCGTCTCCTTCCACGACCCCCAGAGCAACCCCGGCCTCACCT TCCCCCAGGATTACCAGGCGGCCAAGCCCGCCTTGGACAGCAACCTCTTCCCCATGATCCCAGACTATAACCTCTACCACCACCCCAACGACATGGGCACCATCACGGAGCACAAACCCTTCCAGAGCTTGGACCCCATCCGCGTCAACCCGCCCCCCATCACCCCGCTGGAGACCATCAAGGCCTTCAAGGACAAGCAGATCCACCCGGGCTTCGGGGGGCTGCCGCAGCCGCCGCTCACCCTCAAACCCATCCGGCCCCGCAAGTACCCCAACCGGCCCAGCAAGACGCCGCTCCACGAGCGGCCCCACGCCTGCCCCGCCGAGGGCTGCGACCGCCGCTTCTCCCGCTCCGACGAGCTCACCCGCCACCTCCGCATCCACACGGGCCACAAGCCCTTCCAGTGCCGCATCTGCATGCGGAGCTTCAGCCGCAGCGACCACCTCACAACCCACATCCGCACCCACACCGGCGAGAAGCCCTTCGCCTGCGAGTTCTGCGGCCGCAAGTTCGCCCGCTCCGACGAGCGCAAGCGGCACGCCAAGATCCACCTCaagcagaaggagaagaaggcCGAGAAGGGCTcggccgggccgccccccgccgcgccccccaccgccgccgccgccgccaccacctCGCCCCCCGTCGCCCTCGCCCCCGCCGTCACCACGTGCGCCTGA